From the genome of Nitrospira lenta, one region includes:
- a CDS encoding cation diffusion facilitator family transporter, protein MTGLASFEHLRSRLYLSLGLNALVITAEFIGGFLLDSVGLMSDAGHNLVDQGALFLALYAHILTRQPASETRTFGYHRAGVIAAFLNSFILVLTAAGITLVGLKRLLHPVPVDGGWIMGIAAMSFVANLSIALLLQQGAKDDLNIRSAFWHMLGDAWVSLGVVLSGGAIMLTGWTVLDPLISLLVVIAILHGAWPLFKESLDVLLESTPPTISASQVAATIESMPGVKNVHDLHIWAVEPRLIMLTAHVLVDGDDAALTNTLLRSIHERITSDFGIKHMTVQLETHCSDPADVHCDLTKLTAQHPELEALTHHH, encoded by the coding sequence ATGACCGGCCTCGCCTCATTTGAGCATTTACGTTCCCGCCTCTACCTTTCGCTGGGGCTGAATGCCCTCGTCATCACCGCCGAATTCATCGGCGGCTTCCTCCTCGACAGCGTCGGCCTCATGAGCGACGCGGGGCACAATCTCGTCGATCAAGGCGCGCTCTTTCTGGCGCTCTATGCACACATCCTCACCAGGCAGCCGGCCAGCGAAACGCGCACGTTCGGCTACCATCGCGCCGGCGTCATTGCGGCCTTTCTCAACTCGTTCATCCTGGTGCTGACGGCCGCCGGCATTACGCTCGTGGGACTCAAACGGTTGTTGCACCCCGTCCCCGTCGATGGCGGATGGATCATGGGCATCGCCGCCATGAGCTTTGTGGCCAATCTCAGCATCGCCCTGCTGCTCCAGCAGGGCGCGAAAGACGACCTGAATATCCGCAGCGCCTTTTGGCACATGCTGGGCGATGCCTGGGTCTCACTCGGCGTCGTACTGAGCGGCGGGGCGATCATGCTGACCGGCTGGACGGTACTCGATCCGCTCATCAGTCTCCTCGTCGTCATCGCGATTCTCCATGGCGCCTGGCCGCTGTTCAAAGAATCCCTCGATGTGCTGCTCGAATCTACCCCGCCGACGATCAGCGCGTCACAAGTCGCCGCCACCATCGAGTCCATGCCCGGCGTGAAGAACGTGCACGATCTCCACATCTGGGCCGTGGAGCCCCGGCTCATCATGCTGACCGCCCATGTGCTGGTCGATGGAGATGACGCGGCCCTCACCAATACACTCCTCCGCTCGATCCATGAGCGGATTACCTCCGACTTCGGCATCAAGCACATGACGGTTCAACTAGAGACTCATTGCAGCGATCCCGCCGACGTTCATTGCGACCTGACTAAACTCACCGCACAGCATCCCGAGCTCGAAGCCCTCACCCACCACCATTGA
- the metG gene encoding methionine--tRNA ligase, whose protein sequence is MRDQNTFYITTPIYYVNDVPHIGHAYTTVAADVLARYWRLRGRDVMFLTGLDEHGQKVQQAAAKAGIDPQAHCDNLAPQFQDLWKRLNISNNAFIRTTDAPHQKVVQHFLQELYDKQLIYKDSYTGWYCTFDERFWTEKDVVGGICPDCKRPIEQLSEHNYFFKMGQYQEQLIHHIKQHPHFIRPESRRNEVLGFLTTQKLGDLSISRPKSRLSWGIELPFDHEYVTYVWFDALVNYISALEYKLETPAVDRYWPASVHLVGKDILTTHAVYWSTMLMALNLPLPETIFAHGWWTVDGEKMSKSRGNVVDPNKMVETYGIDAFRYFLLREVPFGQDGDFSQTAMVTTINSDLANGIGNLLSRTLTMIERFTDGKIPASGPPALPELEEKIAQAATQLPAILERGFSALTFRDNLHAIGELVSLCDEYIDKAAPWKLAKNPDDAPKLKTVLNYAARALRLLAVSLHPFMPQTTEQLARQLGYHFDFSNAIPATAYQWDSPVAELAIAKGAPLFPRIEIPATAPTATPKDAAKTQKESSKKGAKPVSDTPTTPQPITAAATTPATATTAAAPAAPATAPAPAAPPQISIDDFMKIQLKTAKVISAERVPKSEKLLKLQVSLGTEQRQIVAGIGKKYEPDALVGKMIVIVANLKPAKLMGIESQGMVLAAGDSEVRGLATILEEVEPGTKVK, encoded by the coding sequence ATGCGCGATCAAAATACCTTCTACATCACGACCCCGATTTACTACGTGAACGATGTGCCGCACATCGGCCACGCCTATACCACCGTCGCCGCCGACGTGCTCGCGCGGTACTGGCGCCTGCGAGGTCGCGACGTCATGTTCCTGACCGGCCTCGACGAACACGGACAGAAAGTCCAGCAGGCGGCAGCCAAAGCCGGGATCGATCCGCAGGCCCATTGCGACAACCTGGCGCCACAATTCCAAGACCTCTGGAAGCGGTTGAACATTTCGAATAATGCCTTCATCCGCACCACCGATGCCCCGCACCAAAAAGTCGTTCAACACTTCCTTCAAGAGCTCTACGATAAACAGCTGATTTATAAAGATTCGTACACTGGATGGTACTGCACGTTCGACGAGCGATTCTGGACTGAAAAGGACGTCGTGGGAGGCATCTGCCCCGACTGTAAACGCCCCATCGAACAGCTCAGCGAGCACAACTATTTCTTCAAGATGGGGCAGTATCAGGAACAGCTCATCCACCACATCAAACAGCACCCGCACTTCATCCGGCCCGAGTCCCGCCGTAACGAAGTCCTGGGATTCCTGACCACGCAGAAGCTCGGCGACCTGTCGATCTCCAGGCCCAAGTCGCGCCTCTCATGGGGGATCGAGTTGCCCTTCGATCACGAGTACGTCACCTACGTCTGGTTCGATGCGCTGGTGAACTACATCTCCGCATTGGAATACAAGCTGGAAACACCCGCGGTCGATCGGTACTGGCCCGCCTCGGTCCATCTCGTCGGCAAAGACATTCTGACGACCCACGCGGTCTATTGGTCGACCATGTTGATGGCGTTGAACCTGCCGCTGCCGGAAACCATCTTCGCGCACGGCTGGTGGACGGTTGACGGCGAGAAGATGTCGAAGAGCCGCGGCAACGTCGTCGATCCCAACAAGATGGTCGAGACCTACGGCATCGACGCGTTCCGGTACTTCCTCTTGCGCGAAGTACCCTTCGGGCAGGATGGAGACTTCTCCCAGACTGCCATGGTCACGACCATTAACAGCGACCTGGCCAACGGCATCGGCAATCTGCTCAGCCGCACGCTCACAATGATCGAGCGCTTCACCGACGGAAAGATTCCGGCCAGCGGCCCGCCCGCACTCCCGGAACTCGAAGAGAAGATCGCTCAAGCCGCCACGCAATTGCCGGCCATATTGGAACGCGGCTTCAGCGCCCTTACCTTCCGCGACAATCTGCATGCGATCGGCGAACTGGTCAGCCTCTGCGACGAATACATCGACAAAGCCGCACCCTGGAAACTGGCCAAAAATCCCGACGACGCGCCGAAACTCAAGACCGTCCTGAACTACGCCGCCCGCGCCTTGCGCCTGCTGGCTGTCTCGCTCCATCCGTTTATGCCGCAGACGACGGAGCAGCTAGCCCGGCAACTCGGCTATCACTTCGATTTCTCCAACGCGATTCCGGCCACCGCCTACCAGTGGGACAGTCCCGTGGCCGAGCTTGCGATCGCCAAGGGAGCCCCGCTGTTCCCGCGTATTGAAATCCCCGCAACTGCCCCGACCGCAACGCCAAAAGATGCGGCCAAGACACAGAAAGAATCCTCGAAAAAAGGAGCCAAACCAGTGAGCGACACACCCACAACTCCGCAACCAATTACTGCCGCAGCCACGACACCCGCCACTGCAACAACAGCAGCGGCACCGGCAGCACCAGCAACTGCGCCCGCACCAGCCGCGCCGCCGCAGATCAGTATCGACGACTTCATGAAGATTCAGCTGAAGACGGCGAAAGTCATTAGCGCGGAGCGCGTACCGAAGTCGGAGAAGCTGCTGAAGCTCCAAGTCTCACTCGGCACGGAGCAACGGCAGATCGTGGCGGGAATCGGCAAGAAGTATGAGCCCGACGCGCTCGTTGGCAAGATGATCGTCATCGTCGCCAATCTGAAACCGGCGAAGCTCATGGGCATCGAGTCGCAGGGCATGGTTCTGGCCGCCGGCGACAGCGAAGTACGCGGCCTCGCCACAATTCTGGAAGAAGTGGAACCGGGCACCAAGGTGAAATGA
- a CDS encoding phosphatase PAP2 family protein, translating into MSLDESLFLAINGLAGRSEFFDHLFLRLSSTSTLYLPVACAAGYWIMRRRWEALLGSPFLAGAVGLSDFLGGQLKWVVARPRPCHAIQEAIVAGGGACGRLFSFPSNHAMNTAAAAAFLHVLYPKTGWISWPIVALVGLSRIYIGAHYVTDVFGGWVLGGLIGGGIAWVLLQWPRFRAAEQVPVSSPR; encoded by the coding sequence ATGAGCCTCGACGAATCACTCTTTCTTGCCATCAACGGCCTTGCCGGCCGTTCGGAATTCTTCGACCACCTCTTTCTCCGCCTCAGTTCGACGAGCACGCTCTATCTGCCGGTCGCCTGTGCTGCCGGGTATTGGATCATGCGCCGGCGGTGGGAAGCCTTGCTGGGCAGTCCGTTCTTGGCCGGGGCCGTCGGGCTATCGGATTTTCTCGGCGGTCAGCTGAAGTGGGTGGTGGCGCGCCCTCGTCCTTGTCATGCGATTCAGGAAGCCATCGTGGCCGGAGGCGGTGCCTGCGGGCGGTTATTCAGCTTTCCCTCCAACCATGCGATGAACACGGCGGCAGCAGCCGCGTTTCTGCACGTGCTCTATCCCAAGACCGGTTGGATCAGCTGGCCGATTGTCGCGCTGGTGGGACTCTCACGGATCTATATCGGGGCGCACTACGTGACCGATGTATTCGGCGGCTGGGTCTTGGGTGGGCTGATCGGCGGCGGCATCGCCTGGGTGTTGCTGCAGTGGCCGCGATTTCGGGCGGCTGAACAGGTCCCGGTCTCTTCTCCTCGGTAG
- a CDS encoding alkaline phosphatase family protein → MAISLAMGACVLAASSPEVERPTPVTLSKPDHIVMVIEENHSYSQIIDSPHAPYLNELAAKGALLTQSFGITHPSQPNYLALFSGSTQNITDNSCPHTFTTPNLGHALLAAGLTFAGYSEDLPAAGSLTCKDGSYARKHNPWANWQNSPTNGLPAEINLPLTNFPADYRALPTVSIVVPNQVNDMHHGKDPEAIQTGDRWLRDHLEAYVQWAQQHNSLLIVTWDEDNDHAKENNRIVTLFVGPMVKAGRYDQRITHYNVLRTIEDLYGLSHSGASADAEPITQIWKVPTNP, encoded by the coding sequence ATGGCGATTTCGTTGGCCATGGGTGCCTGTGTGCTGGCGGCATCTTCACCCGAAGTCGAACGCCCGACGCCTGTCACGTTGTCAAAACCCGATCACATTGTCATGGTGATCGAAGAGAACCATTCCTACAGCCAGATCATCGATTCGCCCCATGCGCCCTACCTCAATGAATTGGCCGCCAAGGGAGCGCTGCTGACGCAGTCATTTGGGATCACCCACCCGAGCCAGCCGAACTACCTCGCGTTGTTTTCTGGATCGACGCAGAACATCACCGACAATTCGTGCCCGCATACATTTACGACACCGAATCTTGGCCATGCATTGCTGGCAGCCGGGCTGACGTTTGCCGGATATTCAGAAGACCTGCCCGCAGCGGGCTCGTTGACCTGCAAAGACGGAAGCTATGCCCGCAAACATAATCCGTGGGCAAATTGGCAGAACAGCCCGACCAATGGCCTCCCGGCAGAGATCAATCTGCCTCTGACGAATTTCCCGGCCGATTATCGTGCGCTCCCCACGGTCAGCATCGTCGTGCCGAACCAGGTGAACGACATGCATCACGGCAAAGATCCAGAGGCGATTCAAACGGGGGATCGCTGGCTTCGAGATCATCTGGAAGCTTATGTTCAGTGGGCTCAGCAGCACAACAGTCTGCTGATTGTGACGTGGGATGAAGATAATGATCACGCCAAGGAGAACAACCGGATCGTGACGCTCTTCGTCGGCCCCATGGTGAAAGCGGGGCGCTACGACCAGCGGATCACCCACTACAACGTCCTGCGCACCATCGAAGATCTCTACGGCCTCTCCCACTCAGGCGCGAGCGCCGATGCCGAGCCGATCACTCAAATCTGGAAAGTCCCGACCAATCCGTAA
- a CDS encoding energy transducer TonB family protein gives MKKILTLSVIGLLCLPAAAHAAAGDEATHETDHHDDVLELPEVHVHGLSLNKDQQLGPVAKSTPWPGIPASLDGKELDDWMKARVLVSKDAKVTVVVLEPARHRELTTAGIVALSKWTFDPQMKGDEMVDGELTVRIHFRTR, from the coding sequence ATGAAAAAGATTCTGACCCTTTCAGTAATAGGTTTGTTGTGTCTCCCGGCGGCCGCTCATGCGGCCGCCGGCGATGAGGCGACGCATGAGACGGACCATCATGACGATGTGCTGGAGCTGCCGGAGGTGCATGTTCACGGGCTGTCGCTGAACAAGGACCAGCAGTTGGGGCCGGTGGCGAAATCGACTCCATGGCCGGGCATTCCCGCGTCACTCGACGGCAAGGAACTCGACGACTGGATGAAGGCCAGGGTGCTGGTGTCCAAAGATGCCAAGGTGACGGTGGTTGTGCTGGAGCCGGCCAGGCACCGCGAATTGACCACCGCTGGTATTGTGGCGCTTAGTAAATGGACCTTCGATCCGCAGATGAAGGGCGACGAGATGGTTGACGGTGAGCTGACGGTCCGCATCCATTTTAGGACCAGATGA
- a CDS encoding fatty acid cis/trans isomerase: MIGFYRRLLRSGCRATLLLSLSAGCTQAVAPKPAGLPEARPLPPSSAGIAPIDYWRDIRPVLERRCVVCHGCYDSPCQLNLSAPEGLTRGANKNPVYNSTRLLMAEPTRLFDDAQTVAEWRKKDFFPVIQEQTHATVQERRASVLARSLMLKQAAPLPPDPLLPDSFDLSLAAQQYCPTESQFSKFAQAHPLWGMPYGLPGLNDEEHRLLMQWIEQGAPLREPDPGASAPLDQIVEWETFLNGDSPKQQLMSRYLYEHLHLAHLYFDMRQDRLWFRVVRSRSAPGQPIDLIATRRPYDDPGVPRAYYRLQPVQETVLAKTHTPYALNSTRMERYRQLFLDAAYEVRALPSYETSVASNPFVAFRDLPIRSRYRFLLDDALVFVMQFIKGPVCRGQTALDVIDDQFWIFFVDPNSGALDGSEAFFADNSSHLYMPTSEGSTPLGLFSWLKYSHMQNEFLKAKKARIESLDLQDEAANLAFIWDGSGQNQNAALTVFRHADSSSVVQGLVGDEPKTAWLLSYDLLERIYYLLVAGFDVYSFAGHQLDTRLYMDFLRMEGESHFLMMLPEQERARLRDFWYRDAPQSIKEQVYGRPIAAPKKIKIQYQTDEPKRELFDLLRNRLGQAVNQAYDTANEPDSELAQALHALAHVKGRALQWLPEMAVLSVSDGAAPDRHFTLLHNNGFLNLTALFDPLSNRLPDEDSLTVARGIIGAYPNAFYRVQKSELPAFIAAVAGLGGEADYRQFASRFAVRRTSPHFWPHSDAVQNAYQKLDPIGGGLLDYNRLENR; this comes from the coding sequence ATGATCGGATTCTATCGGAGGCTTCTGAGGAGCGGATGTAGAGCGACCCTTTTACTCAGCCTGTCGGCCGGTTGCACACAGGCGGTTGCCCCCAAACCTGCCGGGCTGCCGGAAGCGAGGCCACTGCCGCCGAGTTCAGCGGGCATTGCACCTATCGACTATTGGCGCGACATCCGCCCGGTATTGGAGCGGCGCTGCGTAGTCTGTCACGGCTGTTACGACTCCCCCTGCCAACTCAATTTGAGTGCGCCTGAAGGCCTCACCCGCGGGGCGAACAAAAATCCAGTCTACAATAGCACGCGTCTGTTGATGGCCGAACCGACGCGTCTGTTCGACGACGCGCAGACGGTGGCAGAGTGGCGCAAGAAGGATTTCTTTCCCGTCATCCAGGAACAGACCCACGCGACGGTGCAAGAGCGGCGCGCGAGCGTCTTGGCGCGTTCGCTGATGCTCAAGCAGGCCGCGCCCCTTCCTCCGGATCCGCTGTTGCCGGATTCATTCGATCTGAGCTTGGCTGCCCAGCAGTACTGTCCCACTGAGTCGCAGTTCAGCAAGTTTGCCCAAGCCCACCCGCTCTGGGGCATGCCCTACGGCCTGCCTGGGCTGAATGATGAAGAACACCGCCTTCTCATGCAATGGATTGAACAAGGGGCGCCGCTCCGGGAACCGGATCCGGGCGCGTCCGCGCCGCTCGACCAGATCGTGGAATGGGAGACCTTTCTCAACGGCGACTCCCCGAAGCAGCAATTGATGAGCCGGTATCTCTATGAACATCTCCACCTGGCTCATTTGTATTTCGATATGCGCCAAGACCGGCTGTGGTTTCGCGTAGTCCGTTCTCGCTCGGCGCCGGGACAACCGATCGATCTGATCGCCACGCGCCGGCCGTATGACGATCCCGGCGTGCCGCGCGCATACTACCGTCTCCAGCCCGTCCAAGAGACCGTGCTGGCCAAAACGCACACGCCCTATGCGCTCAATTCCACGCGGATGGAACGCTACAGACAGCTCTTTCTCGATGCCGCCTATGAAGTCCGCGCGCTGCCTTCCTATGAGACCAGCGTGGCCTCCAACCCATTCGTGGCCTTTCGTGACCTGCCCATTCGCTCCCGCTACCGGTTTCTTCTCGACGATGCACTCGTGTTCGTCATGCAGTTCATCAAGGGACCGGTCTGTCGCGGCCAAACGGCGTTGGATGTCATCGATGACCAATTCTGGATCTTTTTCGTGGATCCCAACAGCGGAGCACTCGATGGTAGTGAAGCGTTCTTCGCGGACAATAGCAGCCATCTCTACATGCCGACGTCAGAGGGTTCGACCCCGCTGGGACTGTTCTCCTGGCTGAAGTACTCCCATATGCAGAATGAATTTCTCAAGGCAAAGAAGGCCCGCATCGAAAGCCTCGATCTCCAAGACGAAGCGGCCAATCTCGCCTTTATCTGGGATGGATCCGGCCAGAACCAGAACGCCGCCCTCACCGTCTTTCGTCACGCCGACAGCAGCTCGGTCGTGCAAGGCCTGGTTGGGGATGAACCCAAAACGGCTTGGTTATTGTCCTACGATCTGTTGGAGCGGATTTACTATCTGCTGGTCGCCGGGTTCGACGTCTATAGCTTTGCCGGGCATCAGCTCGACACGCGGCTGTACATGGACTTTCTGCGCATGGAAGGGGAATCCCATTTTCTCATGATGCTGCCGGAACAGGAACGCGCGCGGCTGCGGGACTTCTGGTACCGGGATGCACCGCAGTCGATCAAGGAGCAGGTCTACGGACGGCCGATTGCCGCGCCGAAGAAAATCAAGATTCAGTACCAGACCGACGAGCCCAAACGAGAGCTGTTCGACCTGCTGCGAAACCGGCTGGGGCAGGCGGTAAATCAGGCCTACGATACGGCCAACGAACCCGATAGCGAACTCGCCCAGGCGCTCCACGCACTGGCGCACGTAAAGGGACGAGCGCTGCAGTGGTTGCCCGAGATGGCCGTGCTGAGCGTCAGCGACGGCGCCGCGCCGGATCGCCACTTTACCCTGTTGCACAACAACGGGTTTCTCAACCTCACCGCGCTCTTCGACCCCCTCTCCAACCGTCTTCCGGATGAGGACAGCCTGACCGTCGCGCGAGGGATCATCGGGGCTTACCCCAATGCCTTCTATCGTGTCCAGAAATCGGAACTGCCGGCGTTCATTGCAGCGGTCGCCGGTCTCGGCGGCGAGGCAGACTATCGCCAATTCGCCTCGCGCTTCGCCGTGCGCCGTACCAGTCCGCATTTCTGGCCGCACAGCGATGCCGTGCAGAACGCCTATCAGAAGCTCGATCCGATCGGCGGGGGATTGCTGGACTACAACCGATTGGAGAATCGGTAG
- a CDS encoding class I SAM-dependent methyltransferase: MKTIVLLAALCITLAGSALAEEQHQHRRPDDIKQYLEHLDSTERDRYQKPSEVIEALRLKPGMAIADLGSGSGYFTRRFIEAVTETGMVYAVDVEPEMLAYAKESVIHMHTAYTAEFILAQPDNPKLPFASVDLLFVCNTIHHLENRSKYFSDLKSSLKPGARIAIIDFYPDERSGDLGFPKHHLVARGTIVQEMTAAGYQLAREHSFLPKQYFLEFVVK; the protein is encoded by the coding sequence ATGAAAACAATCGTCCTGCTCGCAGCCCTGTGCATCACCCTCGCCGGCTCCGCACTCGCGGAAGAGCAGCACCAGCATCGCCGTCCTGACGACATCAAACAATATCTGGAACATCTCGACAGTACGGAGCGGGATCGCTATCAAAAGCCTTCCGAGGTGATCGAGGCGCTCAGATTGAAACCGGGCATGGCAATCGCCGATCTCGGCTCCGGGTCAGGCTACTTCACCCGCCGCTTCATCGAAGCTGTCACCGAGACCGGAATGGTCTATGCCGTGGATGTCGAGCCGGAAATGCTCGCCTATGCCAAAGAGAGCGTCATCCACATGCACACCGCCTATACGGCCGAGTTCATCCTCGCGCAGCCGGATAATCCCAAGCTGCCGTTCGCATCCGTCGATCTCCTCTTCGTCTGCAACACCATCCATCATCTTGAGAACCGGTCAAAGTACTTCAGCGACCTCAAATCGTCCCTCAAGCCGGGAGCGCGCATCGCCATCATCGACTTCTACCCCGACGAACGGTCCGGCGACCTCGGATTCCCGAAACACCATCTCGTTGCACGTGGCACCATCGTCCAGGAAATGACCGCAGCCGGATACCAGCTCGCACGCGAGCACAGCTTTCTGCCGAAACAGTACTTTCTGGAATTCGTGGTGAAGTAG
- a CDS encoding CobW family GTP-binding protein → MPSPVPFYLLCGSLGAGKTTLLMRLLEYWKSQGLRAGVLMNEAGEVSIDGPRAGTIAEQVMNLAGGCVCCDTKEDLSWGIAQLVNDAASDVVIIECSGLADPAEVIDAVTDLYTARLATLERVIALLHPIASETSHSSQYVTAQAIRCADELILNKQDLYVPGHWEGFKSGIVKQNPYARIWETTQARIDAAALLAPMHQARPAKQTNVVFGEPRPSSSHKRADYHPIATTVKLPAPLNRTSFEAWTKSLPKELERAKGFFRFAGEPELQEFQYAPPGTPTIAPIMLLDEPNPAIVLIGRGYDVETLRAALLSCMES, encoded by the coding sequence ATGCCTTCTCCCGTCCCCTTCTATCTCCTTTGTGGTTCCCTTGGTGCCGGCAAAACCACGCTCTTGATGCGCCTGCTGGAATATTGGAAGAGTCAGGGCCTTCGTGCCGGGGTCCTGATGAACGAGGCCGGCGAGGTGAGCATCGACGGTCCGCGCGCCGGCACGATCGCCGAACAGGTGATGAATCTGGCGGGCGGCTGCGTCTGCTGCGACACAAAAGAAGATCTCTCCTGGGGCATCGCGCAGCTCGTCAACGATGCCGCCTCCGATGTCGTAATCATCGAGTGTTCCGGGCTGGCCGATCCGGCTGAAGTCATCGACGCCGTGACCGATCTCTACACCGCCCGGCTCGCCACATTGGAACGGGTGATCGCACTGCTCCACCCCATCGCCAGCGAGACCAGCCACTCCAGCCAGTATGTCACCGCTCAGGCGATTCGCTGTGCGGACGAACTCATCCTCAATAAACAGGATCTCTATGTGCCGGGCCACTGGGAGGGATTCAAAAGCGGGATCGTGAAACAGAACCCCTATGCCCGCATCTGGGAAACCACGCAGGCGCGCATCGACGCGGCGGCGCTCCTGGCGCCGATGCACCAGGCCAGGCCGGCCAAACAGACAAACGTGGTCTTCGGCGAGCCTCGGCCATCAAGCTCACACAAACGGGCGGACTATCACCCCATCGCGACAACCGTGAAACTTCCGGCGCCACTGAATCGCACCAGCTTCGAAGCTTGGACCAAGTCGCTGCCCAAAGAACTCGAACGGGCCAAAGGCTTCTTTCGCTTCGCAGGCGAGCCGGAACTCCAGGAATTTCAGTACGCTCCGCCGGGCACACCCACCATCGCCCCCATCATGCTGCTCGATGAGCCCAACCCCGCCATCGTCCTCATCGGGCGAGGCTATGACGTGGAGACCTTGCGAGCAGCATTACTGAGTTGCATGGAGTCGTAG